The genomic region TAAAGTCCTCCACCATATGCTTATTCAGATTCTAATCTTTCCAGACAAATGTTTGTGGCTTATTATCTACCAAACATTGTTTTGTCTTGTTcttgaatttattaatttgcCTTACCACTTGTTttgcaaataattttttggtGGCGTTGTCAACAACTGGTTACACCATGACATCATTTTCAATGATAGTGACAACTAAAGATTTTTGTATTGCTTCCAATATATACATTAATTGGACCttattaaagattttttaatatgttttacatgcatttaaatatttaattaataataaatatatatatctatcttGTTAATGATGAATGACGAGGGCACATGTGAGTagttttaagaaatatatatatatcacccAGGCTTTAAttactttgaaattttgaaagtaaaGGTCTAAGGTTCTTCCTATTATTGCTCGTCTTTCCTTGGATATTTTCTTTACCTATATTTCTTTCCTCCTACCAAACGTAACTTCAACTTTGACATGAAACGtaagaaattcacaagcttccacaCTCAAAGAATGTTCAAATATGCTAAGGGTACCCATTTTCAATTAATGATAGCTGTGGGGTCGAGAATAATAATCTTTTGatagataatttttaaattacacATTTTTCCTATCCTCGTGTGAAACATGttaattatatgttttttttccACATAAATAAGCCGAGTATAGATGGATGCATATATATGGTTGTTGTAGTTGTAGTGCTGTTCCTGTACACTTGACAATCTAAATGCAGGGAGAGAGATGGGCTAGCCAGTGATATATGGCCATATATATTTCATCATAATTTGTCACatataactatatatatatatagagagagagagagagagagaccaCCCTGAAagcattttaatttaatttgctaacgtacttgtttattttctttcatttgctCAAGGATGAAGACAATGACACTGCAAAATGACTCGTCTTACTACAATAATCAAAAGAGGAACGCGTGACAGGAATCATGACGAGAATCCAAACAAAATGGGAATTAACTCTTATGCAGTTGCCATTGAAACAACATTGTAATGGTTTTCAACAACTTAAACTGGACTTGCATTaaactcttttcttcttgcaACAATTTTTTGAGCTAATTTAGGGGAACAGTTTGGGGAGGTTCAGACAGCTGGGACCAACGTTAACAGGGTGGAGGAGCCCTCATAAACGCAAACAAACATCGGAAGGAAGACTAGTAAACCTTGATTTTGTATGGGGGATGCCAAATTTACTAACCATATACTTATCTACTCTTTAGGACTGCTATCCCAAGATTTatcttatttataattaagaaGCGTCCATGCATCAGATCAGAACTAGtataattcatttttcatcacTAGCTCGAAATTCTGATCCTATCCCTTCCAAATGGTTCTCCATTTCATCACTACTCGACGGAGGGTTAGGGAATGTTATACTATCTTGCAAGCTTCTACACCGGCCTGAAAAATCTTTTGGACAGTCTCGGACCGTCGTGGggggcatttccttattgtaACATAGTCGAATCTCCCAGAGCTGGAGCTTTTTTGTATCCACTTTATTTTTGCTGCAAACAATCTCAGGTTTTGCTCCTACTTGCCTTTGAACTTCATCTGCAACCTGTTGTACTGTGTAACTTGCTCCAGGGGTAAGTTGAAAGGCTGAATCAAAGCAATAGCAGACATACAATATGTTAAGAACTAGGAAATAATATTGTTATGATTATTATATATTCAAAGAGTGGGGGAGTATCTTATATACTTACTTATGATTAGACTGCCCTTATCCCTCGATAGCCAGCCATTTTATTCCAAATTTTAAACTCATATCTTTTAACATTCATGTTTTATCCTTGATTATATGCCTATGGAGATCTCCAAAAGAtccaaattaaacataaatcCTTTGCTTACCATTCACTTTGAATACAATGAGGATGTCAATATTACTTGAACTACAAATcgttaaattaatatattaattatccTTCCAAAATTCATCTCATGTTAATCTCCAATTCTAATTATTGTTACCcgtcaataaaaaaaaataaaacctaGGATCCAATTAATTCTTCTCTTGTCCACAtgttaaacaaataaatagaTATCTTTCTTACCTTTCAACTATATTATCACTATTATGAGTCTCACCTTCTCACTacctcaattttttttttataagataagTGACCGGTGCTCCTACCTcaagttttctctctttggaaagaaaaatgaaagaaaaagaaaaaaaaataagaataacaTTTTTAGAACTAgaaattcaaatcatatttaagttttattagACCCTATATCTAATTGTCATTTTTCTACTTAAAATTTACTGTTTACTTTGTTGTTTAATTATCTTATTCTAATCGTTATAAGACAAGTTAAAAgcaatatgaaaataatttaaaaagttaagcccttaaaagcaaatatataataattcatatataattatgcTTTTTTTGGGTtgtcaaaaaatttcaaattgaattttcaatttttagtcTTCATCTATTCTTTGTTTTGTATCCAAGTAGACTTTTctacttttgtttttagaattaaaaacgaattttccaaaataactatataaaaaatgaagtCCTTAATTACCTCCATGCACGCTCAAACTAAGAATGTCTCAAAATAAGATTGTAGAACAGTTGGGGTTTAAAAGAGAAgctaaaattttatgtttatgtttcaaaatcCATAAGGTTTTTGAATATATCTTTCTGATATACGAAATAATTAGAATGTCCAACTATAATATTTATCACAAATGAATAAGTGAATTAATTAgcattctttttgttttgatcaGTTAAGTACAATCACCTGGATCGAAGCCATTCTTAAGATTTAAGGCAGAGTTGAAGTAGTCCAAAGGTTTATCTGGATAATCAGAACACATTCCATGTTTTCTCCATTCCTCTCtccaaaaaaattgattttcagtTTCACTTTCGGAGTTCCTTAAGTTTGGCCATAGTTGCTTTAATGTCTCTTGAATGGGTTGTAGATAAGGCTTTTAAAACAGCAAAAATATAACAagagaaagcaaagaaaagaaagtgttAGATAACTCATAATTAATCATAAGTAAAAGTTAAAAACCTAAAAGGATCTAAGAAATGTACATACTAAGAGATTTTCTGGAGATACAGGTGTGTCGGTGGTACAAGGGTTGCTTGAATTATATGGGGGTATTCCTTTGTCGTGGGCATCCTGTGGCCATAAACCATGGATGGTAAACTGGCCGGGGACACGTCCTAGACAATTCAAACCTTGAGGAGGCGCCGAAGTACACGTGGAAGGTGGCCATTGGAGGCTCAATTTGTAGAAGGCGAAATACGACGTGGAAACAGTGTCCCTGCTGGTGGAAAGAAGTCGTGGTTGGAAATGGAGTTTGTACAAGACAAATGCCTGTGGATCTACTAGATACCAGGTGATTGCGGCTGAGAGACAAGCCACCGCACCACCCGCCAATATGTTATAACGATGCATCTCACAGACTGGCACCAAATTTCTAAGAAAGGATTTTGGTTACTCCTTCAATCCATGTTAACTTAggtctatttatagtattCAAAGAGCCCATATGCATGTAGGTCTTAATTATTTTCGCAAAacttttaataatttgtttAGGGTTTGTACCTGTAAGAGTAATTTGCCCATATTGATGTGGATGGATGGAGGCCACCCTATATCGACTGTCTTCTTTTTCGTCAACACTACCAGAAGTCCATCACAGTTTGAGCTAAATTATTAGCGGTAAATACGCTACCCTCGAGACTTTATTTTCAGAagacaaattaattaatcatgatACGCGtcttaatttgatttaatattaccTTTAATTATACGTTACCCTCGACACTTTATTTTCAGgagacaaattaaataatcatgATACGCACCTTactttgatttaatattacttttaattatttttaattaagttgtatattttggaaaataaaaagttaatatACTAATGTGtataattatttgttttttgcttCATAAACTCGTCATGAAAaccaaaatgaaatgaattagACTAATAATGactatatgtttatttttattattattatagtgAGGGATGCAGAAAATGTAATGTGAAAAGAAGAGAATAAATGAACAAACAAAGACTTTAAAGCACAGGGACAAAGTCCTGTTGATGGATTTGTTGTCAGCCGTGTGGACGTACAGCTGATATTATCTAATTTCTGCTATTCTTCCATAACAAACATTAGTTGTGGCTTATTCTCTACCAAACACGTTTTTGTTTTACTAATCAAGTAAGTAATTACTTCGTCTGCCATTCTAAATGAGTGCATAAGATTTTTATATTAGTTTCAATACATAGTTAAGATCATCAGAAGCAACGACTGCTCTTTGTAAGTGCTTTGAAGCTTGAAGCATCATGCGATCCGGCAACGATCGAGTAAAACccttgttttctttcaaaCTGAGCCTCGGAATAGAGTTTTACTTAAGCCTGCAATTTTGTGTACCAGACATGCAATTTTGTGTACCAGACATATAGACCTGTCAATATGGACCAGTTCGGTCCAGCCCGGCCCTAATATTTGTgggttaaaaaaatatgagtttAGTCGGAttaatctattttttatatggaTTGTGAATCCTCGACCCAGCTCACTCTTTACTAGTCCATGAGTTGAGTTGGgtcaattcattttttttttaaattatttttataattttaattaataaattttcaattaataaaattattttatgacttaattgataaattaaaattattaatttgataagtaaatattaaatatattaaaatatataaaataaataatattattgataattaaattattaattttatataattaaatatataaaattattaaattaattaaaattattaattttttaaatttataaagcTAACCCGTCCCAACCCACATCAATTCATTGATTTGATGAGCTGACCCATCTAAGTCCgatttaaatataaacttaaattttcacTCGATCATGACAAATTCAAACTCCCatataaatgtaatttttattatgatttGATGACAGTAATGGATTTCACTAtacttgataaatattaatattttattattttataattattaagtttatatttaaataatgaaattgtATTTTATTGGTAATGTGtgcattttaatttaatcgtattaataatgttaattgtatttaaaatttcatttatgttaatcatttaaatggATTATAAATTCACCGATTTAATAATCTGGATTGGAGTTGAAGCATTATCCATAATTCACCAGTCACATCCGTCTAATTTACATCATAGAGATATAGTCAGCAATTACACGTCTCAATTAGCACCTAAATGCCCATTTTACCTTTGAATTAACCAAAGATTAAAATGCATCCAGGAAAATGGCGGGGAAGGCACATGTGTACCAAAAGACTTTAGGA from Theobroma cacao cultivar B97-61/B2 chromosome 9, Criollo_cocoa_genome_V2, whole genome shotgun sequence harbors:
- the LOC18590270 gene encoding ribonuclease MC, with amino-acid sequence MHRYNILAGGAVACLSAAITWYLVDPQAFVLYKLHFQPRLLSTSRDTVSTSYFAFYKLSLQWPPSTCTSAPPQGLNCLGRVPGQFTIHGLWPQDAHDKGIPPYNSSNPCTTDTPVSPENLLPYLQPIQETLKQLWPNLRNSESETENQFFWREEWRKHGMCSDYPDKPLDYFNSALNLKNGFDPAFQLTPGASYTVQQVADEVQRQVGAKPEIVCSKNKVDTKKLQLWEIRLCYNKEMPPTTVRDCPKDFSGRCRSLQDSITFPNPPSSSDEMENHLEGIGSEFRASDEK